CTTGCGGCGATGAGCATCACGCCCGCCGCGATGAGGGCTGCGCCCCACAATTTTTGCCTTCTTCCCCCCTCCCGGAGGATGAACACGCCCATCGCCGCACCGATGATGACGCTCACCTCCCGCGCGGCCACCACATAGCTGACCATGCTCATCTTCATGGCGTAGAGCACCAGACCGTATGAGCCCATCGTGAAGGCGCCGCCCAGCGCCACACGCACGAGGAGCCTCTTTTCAGACAGCAGCCGGCATACCTGTTTGGCGCGGCCATTCGAGAGGGCCAGGGGAGCGGTGAAGAGGCATGTCAGGGCAAACATCAGGTAGATGTAGATTTCAGGGGCGATGCGGGAGACGCCTGCCTTGTCCACGACCGAGTACAGGGCGATCACCAGGCCGGTGACGAGGGCCCACCGCACCCCCTTCTCCTTCCATCTGCGGCCGGGCGCCGCCCAGTCCGCCCGCCCGAATCCGGTCAGGTGGGTCAGGTAGATCCCGATGACGATAATTGCGATTCCCGCTCCCCCTTGTGCGGAGATGCGCTCCCCCAAAGTGAGGGCCGCGATGACGGCAGCGAACAGGGGCGCGGAGCCGCGGGCGAGGGGATAGACGATCGACAACTCCCCCGTGCGATAGGCGGTTCCGAGGGTAAAAAAGTAAACGGCGTGCAGCAATCCCGTGGCGAGGACGAAGAGCCATCCTTCCGCCGAGATGGCCTCCGGCGAAAACCACATCCAGAAAAAAGGCCCGTACATGAGAAGGGACATGCAATGCGCGGTCCAGAGCATGACGAACGGGTCCGCGCTTTCTTTCGCCAGATAGTTCCATGAGGCGTGGAAGAAGGCGGCGATCAGCAAAAGGGAAAGGGGCAGTATTCCCAATCCGGGAAACCTCGATTCGAGTCAAACGCATCCGGTCCAGAGCGGAACGGGTAGCAAGTTGACACAGCACGGGGGAAATGACTAGCTTAAGACTTCCCTTTTCAAGGTGAGTCATGGACAAACGCCTCGATCCTTACCGCTTCGACGTCGGCTCGGCCCGCGTCGAGCCCGACACCCCCATCGTGGCCGGCAGTTTTTTCACGCGGAAGCTCATCTTCACGGCGGGGAAATACGGGACGGACGAGGGCGCCCGCATTTTGATCTGCAAGCGCCTCTCCTCGGACATGGAGATCCCCCAGTTCACCGATCCCGCCGCCTCGGGCTACGTCACGGCGAGCTGCGCGAATCCGCGGGTCGCCCTCGCGCTCTCCTACCTGGAGGCGGGGTATCTCGACGACTGGCGCTCGGGGATAGCGGTCCGCATCGCGAAGGGCTACCTGAATCCGGGCGATGCGGTGGAGGTGATCCTGGGCGATACGCGGGGCGGGGGCCCCGGCATCCGCTGCCAGACGTTTCCCGAGACCCGGCACACCTTCAAAATCGCGGTTGACACCTTCAATCACAACCATTTTTACGAGATTGAAGAAGACCCCGAGGTCCGCGTGATGGGCGGCGCCCCCGCCGAGCTGCAGCTGGCGCCCGCCCAGCGGCCCGTTTTGGGGCAGCCCTTCGGCGCACTCCTCCGGCTGGTGGATTCCTGGGGCAATCCCGCGGAGGAGTTCGCGGGCGAGGTGCGGATCGAAGGGGCATCGGACCAGGATCAGGTTCCCGAGCGAGTGGTTTTTTCGCCGGCCGACGGGGGCGCGAAGAAACTTTCCGGCCTTGTGCTGCACGGGGAGGGGCCTTACCGGCTCCGGCTGGCGGAGGGCGGGGGCCTTGCGGGCGACTCGCCGCCTATCGTCCCTCGAAAGCAGGGCGAGGAATACGCGCTCTACTGGGGCGACATTCACGGGCAGACGCGCTCGACGGTCGGCACCGGAACGGTGGAGGAGTACTTCCGCTTCGCGCGCGATAAGGGCGGGGTGGATTTCGCCGCCTGGCAGGGAAACGACTTCCGCGTCCGGAAAGAGGACTGGCAGGAGGTCATCGAGGGGTGCCGGGCGTTCAACGCGCCGGGGGGCTTTGTCACGATCCTGGGCTATGAATGGTCCGGCAACCGATCGGGCGGGGGAGACTACAACGTCTATTTTTCAGGAGATGCGGCGCAGATTCACCGCAGCTCCCACGCCCGGATCGACGATCTCTCCGACGCCGGCACCGATCGCTATCCCATCTCCGCGCTTTGGGAGACCTTCCGCGGCCGCGGGGATGTGCTCTCGGTGGCCCACATCGGGGGAAGGGCCTGCAACCTGGATTACTTCGACCCCGAGTTTGTCCGGCTCGTGGAAGTTCACTCCCACCACGGGACGTTCGAGTGGTTCGTGGAAGAGGCCCTCGAGCGAGGATTCAAGGTGGGGATCACCGGCGGGAGCGACGATCACACCGGGCGGCAGGGCCTCGTCTACCCCAACCGGCGGACGAACAGCGTGGTCACCTTCGATGTGAAGGGCGGGCTGATGGGGCTGTACGCAAAAGCGCTCACCCGGGAGGCGGTCTGGGAGGCCATGAAGGCCCGCCGCACCTACGGCACGAACGGCGAGCGCATTCTTCTCAAGAGCGCCTGCGCGGGCCATTGGATGGGCGAGGAGTTCGACACCAAAGCGCCGCCGGTCATCGAGGTGGAGGTGCACGGCACCGCTCCGCTGCTCGATGTCGAGATCAGGCGGGGGAGCGAGACCATCTACCGGCACGCGGTGAATGCGCCGGAGGGGGGCGGGGGCGTGCGCCGCATCCGCGTCCAGTGGAGCGGAGTGGTGAACAAGAGCGGGCGGGACAAGAAGGTGGACTGGAAGGGCGGGATCTCCCTCGACCGGGGGCGCATCGTTTCTTTTACGCCCTACGCCCTGGATCAGTATGACGATGTGGTCCAGGGCGTTTCGAACAAGGTGCTCCGCTTTGACACGAAGACCTCGGGCGATCCCGACGGGGTCTTTCTCGATATCGAGGCGCCGGCGGGCGCGAAGCTCCGCTTTTTCAGCCATGTGGTCAGCTTCGAGGCCGTTTTGGCGGAGGTTGGTTATGAACCTTTAATCTTTCCGGGCGGGGGGGTGAACATCCGGGCGCAGATCAGCGAAGTGGCCAGGGAGCTGAAGGAGCGGGACGCCGTGTTCCGGTTCACCGACGAAGAGATTCCGAGGGGCTGCAATCCCTACTGGGTCCGGGTGCTGCAGGCGGACGGGGGGCAGGCCTGGTCCAGCCCGCTCTACATCAACTATGCGTGAGTTTGAGGTTCGCGGATTCGGGCGGGTCTAGTGCGCCAGCGCGGGCTGCATTGCCTGCAGGTTGCAGGGAAAGAAGACGGTGCGGCCCATCGAATCGCGGATGACGACGGTGAAGGCGCTGTGGTTTTTCAACATGTCCAGCATGGTGTTCAGCTGCGCATCCGTTCGGGAGCGCGCCGCTATCTCCCAGATGCGGGTGTCGGAGTGGCCTTCCGTTGACTCCTCGACCAGCCAGAGAAGCTTGGGGCCGTCGAAGATGCCGCTTTCCATGATGTGCTCCTGTATCGGGGGAGTCTCGCCCCCGTGGATTCTTGAAAAATGGGCCAGCCCAAGCCGGTCTGGCCCATCCCGGAGATGCCGGGAATTCAGGGTCTCTCAGGTCAGTTTTTTCTGTTCCGTGTACCCGGTTCCCAATCTGTCTCCTTGGTATAGATATCGGTCTCCGGCGCCGTTTCTGGAGTGAAAATCGCATCGATTTCTCAAAAAGCGGGTTGCCCCTTTGAAAACAGGGGGGACGGGGCGGGTGCCTCAGATGAGACAGGCTGGCGGCTTTCCATGA
Above is a window of bacterium DNA encoding:
- a CDS encoding DMT family transporter — encoded protein: MGILPLSLLLIAAFFHASWNYLAKESADPFVMLWTAHCMSLLMYGPFFWMWFSPEAISAEGWLFVLATGLLHAVYFFTLGTAYRTGELSIVYPLARGSAPLFAAVIAALTLGERISAQGGAGIAIIVIGIYLTHLTGFGRADWAAPGRRWKEKGVRWALVTGLVIALYSVVDKAGVSRIAPEIYIYLMFALTCLFTAPLALSNGRAKQVCRLLSEKRLLVRVALGGAFTMGSYGLVLYAMKMSMVSYVVAAREVSVIIGAAMGVFILREGGRRQKLWGAALIAAGVMLIAA
- a CDS encoding DUF3604 domain-containing protein, producing the protein MDKRLDPYRFDVGSARVEPDTPIVAGSFFTRKLIFTAGKYGTDEGARILICKRLSSDMEIPQFTDPAASGYVTASCANPRVALALSYLEAGYLDDWRSGIAVRIAKGYLNPGDAVEVILGDTRGGGPGIRCQTFPETRHTFKIAVDTFNHNHFYEIEEDPEVRVMGGAPAELQLAPAQRPVLGQPFGALLRLVDSWGNPAEEFAGEVRIEGASDQDQVPERVVFSPADGGAKKLSGLVLHGEGPYRLRLAEGGGLAGDSPPIVPRKQGEEYALYWGDIHGQTRSTVGTGTVEEYFRFARDKGGVDFAAWQGNDFRVRKEDWQEVIEGCRAFNAPGGFVTILGYEWSGNRSGGGDYNVYFSGDAAQIHRSSHARIDDLSDAGTDRYPISALWETFRGRGDVLSVAHIGGRACNLDYFDPEFVRLVEVHSHHGTFEWFVEEALERGFKVGITGGSDDHTGRQGLVYPNRRTNSVVTFDVKGGLMGLYAKALTREAVWEAMKARRTYGTNGERILLKSACAGHWMGEEFDTKAPPVIEVEVHGTAPLLDVEIRRGSETIYRHAVNAPEGGGGVRRIRVQWSGVVNKSGRDKKVDWKGGISLDRGRIVSFTPYALDQYDDVVQGVSNKVLRFDTKTSGDPDGVFLDIEAPAGAKLRFFSHVVSFEAVLAEVGYEPLIFPGGGVNIRAQISEVARELKERDAVFRFTDEEIPRGCNPYWVRVLQADGGQAWSSPLYINYA